Genomic window (Helianthus annuus cultivar XRQ/B chromosome 3, HanXRQr2.0-SUNRISE, whole genome shotgun sequence):
TAAATAGTTACATattattaagagtaaattacaagttttgttctttacGTTTACACCAAATTACAGGCGCTATCCTTTAACGCAAAAGTTTTGATTAATTTCACTAAAAAAACGTAAGTAACTCTATTAGTAGTCTACTTATATTCATATATAACATATTAATTCCTTATTTTatagggttgagatcctgtacaaacagtgctaattataagaaccgtaagaacataTCTGAACCATTGataatttaaatcaagggttgatattgattataaataaaacccttataattaaaaattactactaacaaattaggggtaattttgtaaaattgctagtcatttgactaTTTtccattaaatacaaattccaccaaggttttttaaactaaaataacttttatatatttcattatttttttttaaaaaaatataccataaaatcaagtatttttttgtctttaatatgagtaccatattgctataccttttttgtatttataaaagtgatttttaaaaaagttaacaaaagatGTTTTATAATTGTGTTGATAacgtgctgattatgtgttaattacaaaataatacaaacaaacatcaaaagtagatataatcagcacatctggtgtgctaATAATGGAGAACAATTGaggatgttgtgctaatgtcgtttatgttgaaaATGGAGAACGGTTGAGGACGATGTGCTaataatgaagaacgattaaggatgttatgctaattatatagtgttgtgctgattatattttttgtaattatttttaattagctATTATTAAATATGGTCAAaaggtctaaattacccctaaactaattttttattgatggacacttgtcaattatgtgttggttcttacggttcttacaaacttaagtgtttgtatttgatcccactCCTTATTTTATATACACCTTTTGTTGGTGAAACTAATTAATTGTTTTTTAAAGTCAAATTAATTTTAACAAGCCAAACTAACGTTCATTTGCTGATAATAACTTATACTGACAATCTGATTAAAGACACtcaaaatttcattttctttGGTAAAGGTAATCCAGTTCTAagggcatgtgtagtcataaagccctcaaaggggcgttatgcgacatgtggcacGCCACGTCAGCGTGTGGGCGTTATGGGGCCTTATGCATTTAAGCCCGTAGTCATAACGCCCCTACCTCATCATTACCCAATTATTTAATAAACCcttaaattatacatatatatgtatgtatatatctCTGTGAGAGTGGAGAGAACACAAACCAAATGCATGGCGCCACGAAAATTATCGCGCCACCCCCCAAAAATTCGATTGATGGCGCCCCTTGTGGCGGTGTGCCGGCGCTATACCGGCGCTATGAGGGCATACCGCCCAATTATGCCGCCCCACTACGTTCGGACTAATAGATAGATTATTTCTTCTACCCATAACTTTCATTTATACCCataagggtggagggtatagtcaaacaccttagggtgtttgagtgaaaTCCTAGCCAATAATATTATGTCATGTCAACTCCTCATTCCACttcccattttgcactcaatcacaaAGTATGTTGATGGTAGTTTACTTGATTGGTTGagcctctctctctcctctcatcACTCTCCCCTCTTTTCGGTGAAAAGTCACCGATTTAGACACTCTCTCTCTTGGTCACCGCCCTACTTTAAACACCCGGTATAGTCACCGAGCGGTGACTATCATTCCCCGCACATGTCGCCGAGGGttataccctccaccctaagTTTCATTTACTTTTGTTTCAAAATAATTTACAATATTTTATACCTGTAATTTTCATTTATGTTGTTTCAAAATAATTTACAATATTTTGATTGAGATAAAAAGTAATCAGTTGTTTACTAAACTAATTTTTTCGTAAGACTTGATTTCCCTTGACATCATAAGTAAAGCTAAAAAAAGTTAAATATTAAGACcgttcagaaagaaaaaaaagaagttGAGTATTAAAATTCAATTTAGGTTTTGGCTAAATTTTGCCACCTTTAATCATATTTATCtttcaaaaatataaaataaatacacAAGGCACACTTTTGGTATAGTATATTTCGAATATCGCCATTTCTGTTGGAACATTGTTTTGGTGCGTCTGAAAACCGGATCTTGTCCCTGCTGCAACTCAGATTACTTTACTATCTTCTTCCTCAAGATTCTTCATTCAACCTAACTCTAATTTTCTCTTCAATCACCGCTAGCATCATCAGGTAAACCATTAACTTAACTTTCATTAATCATTCACATCACCTTACTCATAATTTTAAACTACTTTCTCCTGTTCATATTAATGTTATTATCCACAATTTGAATCTCAATCGGTTTGATTCACTGTTCATTCACTGATTTTGACAACTCCGATTTGTTTAGCGAACAATGACGTCACTGAAAAGTTAACTGAAGATCTATATTTGTTATATTCATGTTTTCTGTTGAGAAAATTAGTAGTTTGTGTTAATATCTTCAACGATTGGTGCTTCATTGCCGGAAATTACGATTTCTGTTTCTGAATTTTGTTAGGAATCGTTCAGTATTGGAACATTGTGATATAGCTCGAATTTTGCTTCAGTTGAACATGATTTACATGCTTAATTGTGATTTTTATCTCCTCATATAACCTAGCATATTTTTTTTTATGATCTGCCTTTTTTTCCAGTTTGATTGTGTTATGAACTTGCAGTAACCGTCTATATACTCCACTGACAACACTTTTTTTCAGTTTCTTCTTCCTTGATCTACTACAAGTTTGAGGAATCTGTTGTTTACGCGCTCAAGTACATAACCGTACCTAGCTATTTTTGCGTCCTGCGCGAGTTAATTTTCGATATTAGGTCTACTGCAAGCTGAAAAACAGATTCTGATTTGGATTTATATAATTAAGTTTCCTTGTAGATACTACTCTTGAAGTTTATTATGAATTTCTTCTGAGTTATGTTTATAAATCTGGATGATAACTTCACAGGTGTGTTGATGGTAACTTGGATAGGAAACATTTGTGCTCCGGAAAAGAGATGAAAGAGAGGTCATCTGGTCTGATAATTGGGATCTCGATAGGAGTGGTGATTGGAGCTCTTTTAGCCGTAGGTGGGCTACTTTGCTTTAGGTTTCACCGGAAACGACCTCAAATCGGTAATAGCAGTTCTAGGAGGGCAGCGACTATCCCCATTCGTGCAAATGGTGCTGATACTTGCACCATCTTATCTGATTCGTCAATGGGTACTGAATCGTCAAGAACTTCTGTACAAAATGGCGTCCCGTTGTGGCTTGGTGGTCTTAAGAAGGGTCATGTGGTTGCCGCTTCTGGAATTCTCGAGTATTCTTACAAGTATGTTCAAATCATTTGTGCTTGATAaacattattgttattgtttctTATTTTGTCAGTATCATTCTTACcgatatcttcttttattttcttttcttgaTCAAGCAGAGATCTACAGAAAGCAACCTACAATTTCACCTCATTGATAGGCCAAGGGGCGTTTGGTTCGGTTTATAAAGCTCAGATGACCACTGGAGAAGCAGTTGCCGTTAAAGTTCTTGCAACCGATTCCAAACAAGGCGAGAAAGAGTTCCAAACAGAGGTAGTAATGAATCATACTCACATTCACCTCATGCTTGTATGTCTTGTATAGATTACTTTAAGCTAAACTAACATTTTCTAACGTTTTTTAAAGCAATCTGTGATACTGTGTCATTTTATGTGAGCTTCTGCAATTGTCAGTTTTGCATATACGCTTTACCCGTGTGCATACATATATTTGTAGGTTATGTTATTGGGAAGATTACATCACAGGAACCTTGTGAATTTGGTAGGATATTGTGCAGAAAAGGGTCAACATATGCTTATATACGTCTATATGAGCAAAGGCAGTCTAGCATCTCATTTGTACAGTAAGTGGCCATCCAACTTTCtcataaatattaaacattgttaCAATAATGCTTATAAACATGTTACTTTTGAAATTTCAAGGCGAAAAGCATGACGTGTTAAGTTGGGATCTTAGAGTTCAAATAGCTTTAGATGTAGCTAGAGGATTGGAATATCTCCATGATGGAGTAAGTTATAATCTTTACGGCATTTACATGTATTTCCATTTTCGGTTttatttcttttaaatcatcCAATTTATCGACCGTTTTGTTGTAATTCCAGGCTGTTCCTCCAGTAATACACAGGGACATCAAATCTTCTAACATCCTGTTGGATCAAGCAATGGGAGCTAGGGTTAGTTTTAATATCTGAAACTATTATTAAAAATATGATCTGTTTTTAAATATTCGTTTTATTGACGACTACCGAATTCATGGTATATTGTGTAATCAGGTGGCTGATTTTGGACTTTCTAGAGAGGATATGATTAACAGAAATGCCTCCAATATACAGGGAACGTTCGGATATCTTGATCCTGAATATATATCAACAAGAACTTTCACCAAAAAAAGTGATGTTTACAGCTTTGGAGTTCTTTTATTTGAACTTATTGCTGGAAGAAACCCTCAGCAGGGTCTCATGGAATATGTTGAGCTTGtgagatctctctctctctctctctgaactCGCGtgcacacatacacacacacatatagttGGTTTAAACCCAAATGGATggatgacaagatttcaaaccttttggatccagatgcggtaaAAACAAACGTTTGGTCGAAAGTCGTAAAACTGGgaaaacctcagggacgaaaatgacattttattcCATATAGTTGGTTTAAtcccaaattaaaaaaaattttccAACTTTTTAATCAATATAAACGGATCTTATTTTTTCCTAGTGTAAAATATACCGGTTTTTGTTTCTTAAAACATAtgcatctttttttttttttttttttgaacggcaaatttggatcactgacggaccactggagtatcatcgtgccaccagcagaaccacccgatcatatccatctccaatAGGCaatataatgcctatacaccaattcaggaggaaacccaataaatttgggaaaaaccccctttgtgggaatcgaacccatgacctaatggtcataagtgTTATCCCACCACCAAAATATATGCATCTTCTTATAATCATTGTTTTTTTAACTAACCACATGGGTGACACATTGAATGCAATGTCTTAAATCACGTTTCCCTAGTGATATGTCTAGCTTTTTAATGCATCAAATCATAATATCAGATATACCCATTTCAGTTTTGTTTACATAAATACCCATCATCTCATACAAGGATTTAGATTATGACAGCTTAAAGTGTACAGAAAAGCATATGAATATAATTCTAATATTACAAATTGTATTTAATGAAATTGGCAATTTCAAATGGGTATATTGATATTACTAATTTTTTGTTACTAAATATAATATTAAACGGGTATATGTATAATTAGGCAGCGATGAACACCGAGGGAAAAGTTGGATGGGAAGAGATAGTGGATTCGCATCTCGAAGGAAACTTTGACGAGCAAGAACTGAACGACGTTGCGGCTCTTGCATACAAATGCGTAAACCGCTCCCCAAGAAAAAGACCATCAATGAGGGACATTGTGCAAGCACTTTCTCGTATTCTTATGATGAGACCTAACAAAAAACATCATAGACGTGATTCGTCTGTTGCAGCTGACGAGGTTGCTCTTAATGTAGACCAACTAGGTCGTAGAAGTCCTATGAACGGTGAACATCGAAGGTTTGAATCTTTTGGTAGCACGGCTGAGTCATGTGAAGCTTGATATGATATGACCCTTGGCTTACTTTTGTAATATATATGGAAGCTTACAAGTAGGAGTTCCACAGTGTATAGATTAGGTTTTGGTGTGTTGTTGAGCGAGGAAATTAGGTTTTAAAATGAGTGTGTTTGGTGTTTGTATAATTGGTTGTTGAAGCTGACTTTGTTATTGGTCTCTGATCCTGTTACGGTTCAGTTTTGTATAGTGACAGTGAACATTGGAATTTGAAAGATTGTAAATGGCCCCTAAAACtggattcttttttttttttttttttttttgtatccaGATCTAGAGATGAAGTCTGATAAATGATTTCATGAAAATATAATCCAATTAAAGACAACACTCACTCAGTTATGTATATGGATCTAGAGATGAAGTCTGATAAATGGCACGGGTTTGATCTTAAAAATGGATGTTTACACAGTTTGGATCTTAATATAAAAACGGAGTGGTTGAGCAACCAATTAGTTGATGACATGTATAGTGGCATAAGAGTCTTCTATGGTATGATGATTTAATTCTTCACCCATCACCAGATCAACTTcgaaggttatatttttataatgtTAATGATATGGCTAgttatatttaacaaaaaaaaaaaaacttaactaatGGTCATTTTCATGACTCTAAATTTAACTAATAAAATTTCTAACTATAAAATCCTAACATTTCTCTGTTTTATCTCTCAAATTATAacctaaaaactcaaaatatagaAGTGTACAAATAAACTATAgtatttaactatttatactCATTTATATTTAGTTAATAGAATAACTTTTTTTAATCATGGATAACAATTAATAAAGGTGGGATAAAGTAAAttataagaccatgcgtagtcgttTAGGTGAATAATGCCCAACCCCTTTTGGCGTGGAATATTGGACGCCCTAACATTTTTTTGGCAAAAAACGCCCACATGGGCCGTAGATGGGTGTGTTTCGGGGTATGTTTGGGCTTAAAAACGCCCAAATGTAAAcgactacacatggtctaaataACATCATTTGCAACTTGCAAGTAAAATTCTATCCAAACAATATGGGCTGGGCCTTTAGTGCTACAATCAATGTAACAAAGCCATCCTTAAAAGAATATATTCAAGTGTATTGGGCTTGTTATAAGCCCAGCCCATTTATCTAATCTCTGATATGAAACTCTATCCTCTTGCTTCTTCATTCTCCCATCCATCATCTATCAGGATAAAATAATAAAAGCTCTGAAATCCGGTGCACCTTCACTGATAAAAATGGCGGCCATTGCTACTCTCCAGAGCTCATTTACCGCGCTTTCTCTCTCCTCCAAATCCTTTCTCGGTCAACGATTGTCTCCCTGCCCCTCCCCACCTCTGGTACACCTCTTTTTCTGCAGATTTCGTTCACTAATTGCTCTCTTCTTTGTATATTTGTTTAATTCTATATTTTagtaacatgttttttttttttttttttgagttaattatGTGTCCAATTTTACCCTTTGttggtattttttttttgggGAAATTGGATGTGTTCTTGAGACATTATGATGGCGTAGAACAACAACACAGAGCCACATTTGTGGAATTAAATTTGTGTTAgcaaaataaataatataaacaTGTTTATAAAATTGAAACAATTGAGAATTTTGAAGGTACTTGAGTTGCTAGACACAAGTGATGTAAAATAATTTAGGGTTTGGCCATCAGATCTATGTATCTTCTGGCTTAGGCATTCTACCCTAACAGTAGAATTTGGTAGGGGTGTTAATGGTGTCGTGTTTGCGGGTTGAATCATAAAACCTATATACCACTCGTATATTTGTTCTTGTCAAAGAAATCAAGCTTGACCCGTACACAGTTAAAATCATGTAACTTTAACACGGCCCGTGTTACCCATTTATCTAAATGAGTCATCAAATGGGTTAACGGGTTGTGATCAAGATGCAAACGTGTTAAATGGGTTGGAGTGTTATGAACTTATGATAAATGGGTAAAACGGTTCATAAACAGGTTGGCTGATCGACATGTTTGATTAAACTGGTTATCGGGTCGACCTGTATTATTAAATAGGTTACGTAGGTCAACCCAAACACACCCTGTGTATTAAACGGGCTAGATATGACGACCTAAAATTTATTAATTTCATGTTGTGTCAGGAATTGCCATTGAAGTGGAGTCTGtatctatgcagttaatatcggtgatatatcggccATATCGgttatcggtgtcaaatatcggtaccgatattatcggtgatattgaccgatatatcaccgatatcactgatatatcactgaattattagtgttaaattgctatatatataaattctgcattatattaaaattacctaTATCCGATATCCGATATTTCAAATACATAATTTAATTTCATATTCATGTTCAAGTGAAATCTCAAAATACTACTTTGCATCTTCAAGAATTTGATCATATCTAACCTTTAACTGTTACATGAACGCGTTGCAGGTTCAGCAAAACAAGTCTACAAAAACATGTCCTCCTCTCCAAGCGAAGGTTGGTAACAAACATCCACGCCCTGCTTCGATTACTTTCAAATCTTTTAACTTGGCaaagatttgactttttaaaaaTTCACTTTCGCAGCTAAAGCGGTGGGAACGGATCAAATGCAAGCCAAACAGTCTTC
Coding sequences:
- the LOC110929666 gene encoding calcium/calmodulin-regulated receptor-like kinase 1 — translated: MKERSSGLIIGISIGVVIGALLAVGGLLCFRFHRKRPQIGNSSSRRAATIPIRANGADTCTILSDSSMGTESSRTSVQNGVPLWLGGLKKGHVVAASGILEYSYKDLQKATYNFTSLIGQGAFGSVYKAQMTTGEAVAVKVLATDSKQGEKEFQTEVMLLGRLHHRNLVNLVGYCAEKGQHMLIYVYMSKGSLASHLYSEKHDVLSWDLRVQIALDVARGLEYLHDGAVPPVIHRDIKSSNILLDQAMGARVADFGLSREDMINRNASNIQGTFGYLDPEYISTRTFTKKSDVYSFGVLLFELIAGRNPQQGLMEYVELAAMNTEGKVGWEEIVDSHLEGNFDEQELNDVAALAYKCVNRSPRKRPSMRDIVQALSRILMMRPNKKHHRRDSSVAADEVALNVDQLGRRSPMNGEHRRFESFGSTAESCEA